The DNA region GAAACTAATCGTTCTTAAATATTTAGTTGAGATTTTCAAGTAGCTTGCAAGATTCGGTAGGTTGTGGTTATTGGTGTTGAATAATCTAGTGAAAAGAAGAAGGTTATTCTCTCTTGATTGTCTGTGTAGTCACTGTCTGGAAGACTACGGATAAGGCAGAATTCTTCTCAAATCTTCGAACAATTCATCGCTCAAGGAATTTGCAGGTTCAAGGGGTTTATTGCTACACATGAAGGCTTGAAGCAAATTGGTAATATTGGAAGATTAAAGAAACGTTAATCAAGTAAAGATTACGCATAAGAGTTTGACATTATGCTATATCAAGTCAAGATCTTGATAGGAGACTTATAATTCTCAGCATCATTGTGGATAGGTGATTGTATGAGCTCTTGTAAATATTGTCAAATAAAAATGAATAATGCAAGTtccaatgggaaaccattgaagagtgcACGTAGGCAAAGCGATGACAAATTCCAAAACACTATAAATCTCGGTGTCATCTCTCTTCCTTAATAGTGCATTTAGTTTTCATAGGATTTACATTCTTAGGTATTTCAATTATACCTTAGTTTATTTATTTAATTGGTAGCGATTTGTTACGTAAGCTTAGGTTTTGTTAGAATTGGTGGTTAATCTAGTTGTATTGGTGATTAAAATTTGAGAAACAATTGAGGTTAGAATTCATTGTTATTGAATCATTTTACAATCACATATTATGACATATATAATTGAATAAATCGTATACCTTTGTGTATCATCACGAAAACCATCCTTGGTATTCGTATGCCTTGTTAAGGTATGTGTAGTCAATGCAGACTATTAACTTATTTTATGTTTTCTTAACATTGGACGATCACTCAATGTATTTTAGTTTAGAAATAAATTTAGCCtgaaagagtcctcaaaaggtGTTTATAGCAGCCTCAATGTTTATAGAGAATTGACACATTTTCCTATAGACCATATACTAGATAGAGGGGTCGATGTTTAACTGATTGCAAGCCACATTAAATTATATATCAGGCGTCTCAGTCGGGGAAACGATGAAGAGATTAACTTTGGTTTTAAGGCACTTTATGAGGTTTCTTTCAACTGAGTCATGAAGGTTGACCCTTATCTTTACTGTTATGGATGGATTTTCATCGAGCTGGACGATTGTGTATTCTTCATCTGGAATTGGCATTGGGATCTTCACTCTTGCCTCGTTCAGGAGGTCATGCTAGTCATCCACTAGGCTTTTGTCCAAACGTGCATCAAAATATGTGATGTTGATGTTCAATCGACTATGATTGGAAAGGCTAACATTTTTCACCTTCCTCTCTTTCTAGAAGGTTGCTGTAGTTGGATTTTTGAGCAATGTTTCATGTATCAGACACGCTCTAGCTAAGTTAACATGAACGATAATATGTTCATCATAAAAGTTGTGGTATTTCAACTTCAGATGGAGGATAAAAATGACAATGTCAAGAGATGCGAAAAAAGGTTCTTTTGAGGATATAATTGTAGGCACTTTTGCAGAGGACCAACAATAATTGTACATTTACCATCCTTGCATCTCTCCCTTATCTAAAAGAGACCATCAACATTATATTACCCCAATGGCGTGTTACATAGTTATTGAAAGTGTGCAAATCGATGTCTATGTACGGGGGTAATCCTCTCTTTTTCAACCATAACTCTTTGAAGAGATCGACATACATGATGTCACATGAATTTTCCCGCCGAACAGGATGCTTGACACTTTGTAATTGGCTACCCTGATTGTTACCACCATTTTGAGTATTTATTTGGAGATACCACCCACCTTTTCATTTTCTTAAAACCCTAGAATAGGTCATTCGTCTTTGGATTTCCCTTCTTCATATTTCATATTTGATCCCAAAGCCGGTCTCTTTGTGGTTTTATTGGTTGGTTTCTTCGAACATGGTAATTCTTTAATTAAAAATGAGATGACAAAAAATGATGAATCAGTATATGTTATAGGTGGAGAGGAGGTGTTCTGGCAAACGATTGATCAATATTCTTTAGAAGCAACAATTTCCGACGATTATGCAAACACAAAGTTATCAAAACAAAAACAGTTGTGGCGGTGCAACAATAAAGATCATTCGAATTCGTCACATGATTTTGTGAGAATAAAAAAATGATCCCCACAAACGACACATTAATTCCGATATGAAACAAAAATTTGTTGATGTGCTAATGAAGGTCTTCGAAGAAGCTCTCTGATACGGCGACAAAAGTCTTTGATGAGCAGAAAATAAAATATACATGCAAGTTTAGCACTTCATCACCCAAAAGTCACTGAAATCAAACGTTTACTAAATTTTATTATTTCATAGCTTTTGAATTTTTCAATCATGTAAATTTTTTGGTATAGCCTTTCAAATGCAAATGTGGCTACATTCtattttgttgatgttaacatTGGTGAAGAAAGTTCTAAATTTTTTTATCCTGAGACATTTGAAAATACAATTTTTTTATAATGCAAATTTCTTTTAACCTGTGAAAACAGTAATTTTTCAAATGTTGAAAAAAATGAAGGTAATTTAAGATTAATGTATTTTTGTGGAAGTGGAGATTTCTCTATTAGTTAAGAAACTCATAACAAGTAATAAAAATTTACCATTCAGCAAACATGTATAGCTCAAACAAATCCTTTCTATTTCTCGTCTCACCAAAATAGAATCAAGGACAATAGTATTTTATATACAACACTACAAAGCGCTTTTTCGAAAGAATAAAATCGTAAAAATTCTCACATCCAAAGCAGATAATATCTCGTAGCCGCAGTGACGCGGACTTAAAGTCGACAAGAACACTTGAATACACACATTGCACACAAATAACTTGCATTTATTTTTATGAGTAGGAATCAAACTCGGTACTTCCGGATTTAAATCAGTCACACACATTGCACACAAATCACAATGAGTAGCAAAAGATAAACTATTGTTGCATATACCACAATGTCTGAAGGATCAAAATCACAATGTTACACTTACATTTTGAGATTCAATATTGTAGCCAAGAAAACACTTATTGGCAAACAAGACAAAACCACACTGATTATAGTTTAGAACAATCAGGACATGGAAAGTAACCTCTGGCTTGACAATTTACACAAGCTATCTTCTTCACCTGTGATTCGCGATTACCGATTGTTTCGAACAAATCATCTATAAGGTTAAAACTAAGTAACCCTCCTTCTTTGATCGACCCGGTTCCTTTGCATTTAGCGCAAGCCGTTCTTCCTACATTGCCACACCGCTTGCACAACCCCAATGAGCTGCAAGTAAAGAGTTGTGACATATATATGTCAGAAAAGAGGCAGCAAAAAGAATAATCTATTAAAGTTTGGTTTTGTTTAGATAAACAACTTGATCAAACACTAATAGCACATGAACTTATCATATAAGTGGTTATTTAGCATAGAATTTTGACAGAGAAGAAGTTTTGCAGTAATGATAACTTGAGAGCAGAGAAAGACAGATACATTAAAAGGCACATGTTATTGACAGAGAAGAAGTTTTGCAAGATATGTTTAGAACAGCCAAAACAAAACAAGGAAACTGAAAAATCCAAGAAAAGTGATTCTTAATAACTTTCTCCACACAAAATTAAGGAATGTCAAcagaaaaacaacaacataatgATGATAAGATAACAACATTCACAGAAGCTAAGAATCTAATATAACTGAGAAATATTGAACACAACCTTTCAATAATCAAACCTATCTCCACTTTCTACCAACCTTCTAAAATTCAGAAATAGTACTTTTAGGATTCAGCACAAAAAGGCATAAACTTTGATTTGATTCCTCTATCTAAGTGCTTAATGAATGATTTAGAGAAATTGTTTTCAAAAATGGGTCATTGAAGATATACGAGAAACACTTAACAAAAAAAATAGAAAACGAGTTAGAGGAAAAGAGATAGAACCTGCGTTGAGAAGAAGAGAAGAAAACATCGATTTTGGGAGCAGCAATGGTAGCAGAAAGAAGCAGAACACCCACTGCCAAACCAGCTACTTCGCTTGCCGTAATATTATCCATTCTCTACTATTTCGCGAACCATAAAAGAATCTTCAAATATCGCTTCAATATTTCAATGTTAGCAATGTTTTATCCATTAAATACAAATACGCAGACGCTTTTAACAACTGGCCCATTAGCTCAGTTGGTTAGAGCGTCGTGCTAATAACGCGAAGGTCTCAGGTTCGAGACCTGCATGGGCCAAATTCTTTTATTTTGATTTCTTACCATTTAGCTACGGTTTTGCCGCGGGTAATCCGCAGGTAAACTGGGTTTTCCTAGTTTTGTAATTAGTGTATATTTCTTAAGATTTTGTAATTATTATTTGGCTTAATTTGTACATGAAGTTCACAAATATTATCAGCATTTTCTTTAACTGAAGCATTAGCAGGATTTATAATTAGAGAGATAAAATTATAATCTTATATGATTTGTAAAAGTGAAAGTATAAATGTAGGAGTATATATTGATTTTCTTTAAAATTGGATCTAAGAGACAATGACTAAGTTAAGTGATAAGGAAGAAGTTGATAGATTAGTCGGTTTTTAGTGTAGAGATCCTCAAGAGAAACCTGCTAGGGTGTTAAAACATGGTGTTTAATGTTAATAGAATTCTTTAATGTATATGAGTTGAGGAGTTATATTCAAATTTCTAAGGTAAAGTCTCTTCATCTCGCCCAACTCTATGAAGTTATGAAAATTAGGTAGCAAAGCTTAGTGAGGTGTTTTCTCTAGATTTTGTGTAGTTTAAAGAAAACCTCTCAATTCTCTTTCTTGGATGTTGGTTTTCTAGGTGTCGT from Lathyrus oleraceus cultivar Zhongwan6 chromosome 1, CAAS_Psat_ZW6_1.0, whole genome shotgun sequence includes:
- the LOC127120942 gene encoding uncharacterized protein LOC127120942, translating into MDNITASEVAGLAVGVLLLSATIAAPKIDVFFSSSQRSSLGLCKRCGNVGRTACAKCKGTGSIKEGGLLSFNLIDDLFETIGNRESQVKKIACVNCQARGYFPCPDCSKL